GATGTCACGGAAAGGATCAAAATCCAGGCGCAGCTCCTCCAGGCTGCCCGGCTTGCCGCCCTGGGGGAGATGGCGGCCGGGGTTGCCCACGAACTGAACACCCCCCTTGCCGTGATTCTTGGTGATGTACAGCTTTTAATGCGTAACTTTACGAAAAATGACCAGAAACAAAAGCTCCTGGAGGACATCAAAACCTGCGGCCTGCGCTGCAAGCAGATCGTCCAGGGCCTCCTTACCTTCTCCCGCCAGGAACAGTACGTTTTTCATGTTCTTTCTGTCAATGATGTGGTCCGCGAGGCCTTGAAGCTCGTCTCCTACCAGATCGAAACCGATAACATCCAGATCGAGCTCGACCTGGATCCAAAAGTCCTTTCAATTTCAGGAAACACCCGCCAGCTGGAGCAGGTAATAGTAAACCTCCTCCTTAACGCCAAGCAGTCTTTCGAGGGCCATGGGGGGAAACGGCCGCGCCTGATCGGGGTAAAGACGGGGTATGATCCGGAACGAAACCGGGTTTTTATTAAGATCTCCGACACGGGCAAGGGGATTCCGCGGGAAAACTTGACCCAAATTTTTGACCCCTTCTTTACAAGCAAAGGAGGGGGGAAAGGAACGGGACTTGGACTCTCCGTCAGCCTGGGCATCGTCCAGTCGCACAACGGAACCATCAGTGTAGAAAGTGAAGCCGGAAAAGGGAGCACCTTTGCCGTATACCTCCCTCCTTACCAGAACAGCCAAAAGGAAGGGACTGACGAGACAGATGAGCCCTTGCTTACTTCTTGAAAGATTTTGTGGAAGTTTTCTCTCGTGCCTGGCACCTGGAAGTTTGTGATTAGGGGGGTCAAGTGTGCAAGCAAAAGTTTTGGTAGTTGATGACGAGTTGGAGATGTGCAACTTTTTTCAATTTTTGTTCGAGAACAAGGTTGAAGAGGTAGTTGTTGCTCAGAATGGGCGGGAGGCGAGGGAGGCCTTCCGAAAACCCTTTCACCTCGTTTTGTTGGACCTTAAATTACCCGATACCGACGGCCTGACTTTGCTGCGCGAGGTTAAGGAGCAACACCCCAGGTGCGAAGTGTTAGTAATGACGGGCTACGCGACGGTAAAGTCGGCGGTGGAAGCGATCCAACTGGGGGCCTTTGATTACTTAGAGAAACCTTTTGCCGATCTGGATGCCCTTGAGGTTGTAATCGACCGCGCCCTCGCCCGGGCGCTGGCTCAAGGAGAGCCTCTGGACGAAGCTCTTACACAAAGGAGAGAGGTTTTAAAGAGCATCGGCTTTGTGACAGGAAGAAGCGAAAAAATGCAGCGCCTTTTGATGATTGCCGAGAAGCTGGCGCAAAAAAACATCACCCTGCTCATTCGGGGGGAAACAGGGACGGGCAAAGAACTGCTGGCGCGTTACATCCACGCCGTGAGCCCCCGTGCCGGGCAGCCCTTCCTTGCCGTCAACTGCGGGGCCTTGCCGGAAAGTCTCCTGGAAAGCGAATTGTTCGGCCACGAAAAAGGAGCCTTCACCGGCGCCGCCGGACAGCACAAAGGGATCTTTGAACTGGCCCACCAGGGCACG
The Bacillota bacterium DNA segment above includes these coding regions:
- a CDS encoding ATP-binding protein, giving the protein DVTERIKIQAQLLQAARLAALGEMAAGVAHELNTPLAVILGDVQLLMRNFTKNDQKQKLLEDIKTCGLRCKQIVQGLLTFSRQEQYVFHVLSVNDVVREALKLVSYQIETDNIQIELDLDPKVLSISGNTRQLEQVIVNLLLNAKQSFEGHGGKRPRLIGVKTGYDPERNRVFIKISDTGKGIPRENLTQIFDPFFTSKGGGKGTGLGLSVSLGIVQSHNGTISVESEAGKGSTFAVYLPPYQNSQKEGTDETDEPLLTS